A stretch of the Comamonas testosteroni TK102 genome encodes the following:
- a CDS encoding NAD(P)H-quinone oxidoreductase produces the protein MPTFLTDSIPAAQPATMQAIVFDDFGGPEVLVARELPAPELRPHDLLVRNASIGVNRADLYHRKGAYGRAYFGDADTMGLEIAGTVIEAGPLVQGFSVGDRVMGIVGGGAYAELSRIDHRMAIHVPGNLDLVDAGAIPEVFVTAHEALFHLADLRAGESVLIHAAAGGVGSAAVQLAHAAGARVFATASGDKREAVLGFGADVFIDYRSEDFQTLVAQATSGKGVDIVIDFVGAPYLEPNVRSLAVGGRMVMVGLLGGSQGAALPMDLVLYRHLRIFGTVMKSRSPEVKQAMVQRFAQRWLGALESGAIRPVIDSSFALADAARAHRHMESGVSIGKILLLPGSGE, from the coding sequence ATGCCCACCTTTTTGACAGACTCCATCCCCGCAGCACAGCCCGCCACCATGCAGGCCATTGTTTTTGACGACTTTGGCGGGCCCGAGGTGCTGGTGGCCCGCGAGCTGCCGGCTCCTGAGCTTCGCCCCCACGACTTGCTGGTACGCAACGCCTCCATCGGCGTCAATCGTGCCGACCTCTATCACCGCAAGGGCGCCTACGGACGAGCTTACTTTGGTGACGCAGACACCATGGGCCTGGAGATCGCCGGAACCGTGATCGAGGCCGGTCCCTTGGTGCAGGGCTTCTCCGTGGGCGACCGGGTCATGGGTATCGTGGGCGGCGGCGCTTATGCCGAGCTTTCGCGCATAGACCACCGCATGGCGATACATGTCCCTGGGAATCTGGACCTGGTGGATGCCGGTGCGATACCCGAGGTGTTCGTGACCGCACACGAGGCCCTGTTTCATCTGGCTGACTTGCGCGCGGGCGAGTCGGTGCTGATCCATGCGGCAGCGGGTGGTGTCGGATCGGCTGCCGTTCAGCTTGCACATGCTGCGGGCGCCCGGGTTTTTGCGACGGCCAGCGGCGACAAGCGCGAAGCGGTGCTGGGTTTCGGAGCCGATGTCTTCATCGACTATCGCAGCGAGGACTTCCAGACCTTGGTGGCCCAGGCCACCAGCGGCAAAGGCGTGGACATCGTGATCGATTTCGTCGGTGCCCCCTACCTGGAGCCCAATGTGCGATCGCTGGCCGTCGGCGGGCGCATGGTGATGGTGGGCCTGCTGGGCGGCTCCCAGGGCGCTGCATTGCCCATGGACCTGGTGCTGTACCGCCATCTGCGGATCTTCGGAACCGTGATGAAGTCACGCTCGCCCGAAGTCAAGCAGGCGATGGTCCAGCGCTTTGCCCAGCGATGGCTTGGCGCATTGGAGAGTGGAGCGATACGGCCCGTGATCGATAGCTCCTTCGCTTTGGCAGACGCTGCCCGGGCGCACAGGCATATGGAGTCCGGGGTCAGCATCGGCAAGATTCTGTTGCTGCCCGGGAGCGGCGAATAA
- a CDS encoding LysR family transcriptional regulator: protein MNWDDTRIFLALSRTHSLRAAARSLGIDQATVGRRLNALESELGAKLFLRAKDGYLLTAAGEVALAAAKRMESAALDLRTKIEGQDENPGGLVRVTSTDSIAIDLLLPAVERLQRHWPNIRVDLEVSTQLLSLGRRQADIAFRNVRPDTPELVVRRVASWPVGLFASTSYLARFGEPAPEDELRGHHLVAYGPYLEQSPFLSMAGVPARQAKIAMSVRSSLLVRKAVAAGIGIGEMPLWMGEREGLVRIWPQRRRPNDYEVWQVMHPDLQRTARVRAVAQFLAEAFDGPSAGIS from the coding sequence ATGAACTGGGACGATACCCGCATCTTTCTCGCCCTGAGCCGCACGCACTCATTGCGCGCCGCAGCGCGCAGCCTGGGCATTGATCAGGCAACGGTAGGGCGACGCCTGAATGCGCTGGAGTCCGAGCTCGGAGCCAAGCTGTTTCTGCGCGCCAAGGATGGATACCTGCTCACGGCCGCTGGCGAGGTGGCACTGGCTGCGGCAAAGCGTATGGAGAGTGCAGCTCTGGACTTGCGCACCAAGATCGAGGGTCAGGATGAAAATCCCGGCGGGCTGGTGCGCGTGACAAGCACCGATTCCATCGCGATTGACCTGTTGCTGCCCGCTGTCGAGCGTTTGCAGCGGCACTGGCCGAATATCCGCGTGGATCTGGAAGTCTCCACCCAGTTGCTCAGCCTCGGTCGCCGGCAGGCGGATATTGCTTTTCGCAACGTCAGGCCTGATACCCCGGAGCTGGTGGTTCGCCGTGTGGCTTCGTGGCCTGTGGGGCTGTTCGCAAGCACGAGCTATCTGGCTCGCTTTGGCGAGCCCGCCCCTGAAGACGAGTTGCGCGGTCACCATCTGGTCGCATACGGGCCTTATCTGGAGCAGAGTCCGTTTCTGAGCATGGCCGGAGTGCCGGCTCGTCAGGCCAAGATTGCCATGTCGGTCCGCTCCAGTCTCCTGGTGCGCAAGGCGGTTGCTGCAGGCATCGGGATTGGGGAAATGCCGTTGTGGATGGGGGAACGAGAAGGGCTGGTGCGTATCTGGCCGCAACGCCGACGCCCGAACGACTACGAAGTCTGGCAGGTCATGCATCCCGATCTCCAGCGCACGGCCAGGGTGAGAGCGGTTGCGCAGTTCCTGGCCGAGGCTTTCGATGGCCCATCGGCCGGCATCAGCTGA
- a CDS encoding Bug family tripartite tricarboxylate transporter substrate binding protein, which produces MTNFLRRSMLTCALAAMLPATLSLNVQAADKADAAGWPSRPIRLVVSYPAGGVSDVVARALGEKLSQSLGQSVVIDNKAGAGGAIGLDQVAKSNPDGYTLGFSSISPLTLSPHLGKPLFDPHKDIVPVVSVMYSPVLLLGTTRLTAKSFPELMTQAKAHPGDVRWATAGLASLGHIMLEQIADQGKVQITHVPYKGGGQQLNDGLSAQFEVLSTNAGPAVMQHIKAGKFKALAVGAPARLDSLPQVPTLAELGYKNANTTSVFGIFAPAGVPAAVLARLNAEVNKALALPEIRQRLEATDNVPTGGKAADFAKQIEAESRSNAQIIKAAGIQTN; this is translated from the coding sequence ATGACTAACTTTCTGCGTCGCAGCATGCTGACCTGTGCCCTGGCAGCCATGCTGCCTGCCACCTTGTCCCTGAATGTCCAGGCGGCCGACAAAGCCGACGCGGCTGGCTGGCCCAGCCGTCCCATTCGTCTGGTGGTGTCCTACCCTGCCGGGGGTGTGAGCGATGTGGTGGCCCGTGCTCTGGGTGAAAAGCTGTCGCAGTCGCTGGGCCAGTCGGTGGTGATCGACAACAAGGCCGGTGCGGGTGGCGCGATTGGCCTGGATCAGGTCGCCAAGTCCAACCCCGATGGCTACACGCTGGGCTTTTCGTCCATCAGCCCGCTGACGCTGAGTCCCCATCTGGGCAAGCCGCTGTTCGACCCGCACAAGGATATCGTTCCGGTGGTCAGCGTGATGTACTCGCCCGTGCTGTTGCTGGGCACGACCCGCCTGACTGCCAAGAGCTTTCCCGAGCTGATGACCCAGGCCAAGGCCCATCCCGGCGATGTGCGCTGGGCCACGGCCGGTCTGGCGTCGCTGGGTCACATCATGCTCGAGCAGATTGCCGATCAGGGCAAGGTGCAGATCACCCATGTGCCTTACAAGGGCGGCGGCCAGCAGCTCAATGACGGCCTGAGCGCACAGTTCGAGGTGTTGTCAACGAATGCCGGCCCGGCCGTGATGCAGCATATCAAGGCCGGCAAGTTCAAGGCCCTGGCCGTGGGTGCTCCGGCGCGTCTGGACTCGCTGCCCCAGGTGCCCACGCTGGCCGAGCTGGGCTACAAGAACGCCAACACCACGTCTGTCTTCGGTATCTTCGCTCCTGCGGGTGTGCCCGCTGCCGTGCTGGCTCGCCTGAATGCCGAGGTGAACAAGGCGCTGGCGCTGCCCGAGATCCGTCAGCGTCTGGAGGCCACGGACAATGTGCCTACCGGCGGCAAGGCTGCGGACTTTGCCAAGCAGATCGAGGCCGAGTCCAGGTCCAATGCACAGATCATCAAGGCTGCAGGCATTCAGACCAACTGA
- a CDS encoding Hsp33 family molecular chaperone HslO has product MSELHKFIFDGLPVRGAIVRLTDSWQDILRRRAGNKDTGAYPEAVSTLLGEMTAAGVLMQSNIKFNGALVFQVMGDGPVKLAVAEVQSDLSMRATASLVGEANLPLRGQLAPLAELVNAHGAGRCAVTLDPKDRQPGQNPYQGVVPLNDAAGGRFERLSDALQFYMMQSEQLDTVMVLAANDQIAAGLMLQRMPVKGEANLAAATESGDAEHDAQGLNEEYNRIATLASSLTQQELLTLDVETILRRLFWEEKLLRFAPQADEQAPRFACTCSRDRVAAMLTSLGEEEVDSIVAERGRIEVGCDFCGQQYQFDAIDAARLFTDVQKQPPSSSSVQ; this is encoded by the coding sequence GTGTCTGAACTGCATAAATTCATTTTTGACGGCCTGCCCGTGCGTGGTGCCATCGTCCGCCTGACTGACTCCTGGCAGGATATCCTGCGGCGCCGTGCCGGCAACAAGGACACCGGTGCCTACCCCGAGGCCGTCAGCACCTTGCTTGGCGAGATGACGGCAGCCGGTGTGCTCATGCAGTCCAACATCAAGTTCAATGGCGCGCTGGTGTTTCAGGTCATGGGTGACGGTCCGGTCAAACTGGCCGTGGCCGAAGTGCAGTCGGATCTGAGCATGCGCGCCACGGCATCGCTGGTGGGCGAGGCCAATCTGCCCCTGCGCGGCCAGCTGGCTCCGCTGGCAGAGCTGGTCAACGCCCATGGCGCGGGCCGCTGTGCCGTCACGCTGGACCCCAAGGACCGTCAGCCCGGTCAGAACCCCTATCAGGGCGTGGTGCCGCTCAACGATGCTGCCGGTGGCCGCTTCGAGCGCCTGTCGGATGCGCTGCAGTTCTACATGATGCAGTCCGAGCAGCTCGACACCGTGATGGTGCTGGCCGCCAATGACCAGATTGCCGCCGGCCTGATGCTGCAGCGCATGCCTGTGAAGGGCGAGGCGAATCTGGCCGCAGCTACCGAAAGCGGTGATGCCGAGCACGATGCCCAGGGCCTGAACGAGGAATACAACCGCATTGCCACACTGGCCTCCAGCCTGACGCAGCAAGAGCTGTTGACGCTGGATGTGGAAACCATTTTGCGGCGCCTGTTCTGGGAGGAGAAGCTGCTGCGCTTCGCTCCTCAGGCCGACGAGCAGGCACCGCGTTTCGCCTGCACCTGCAGCCGTGACCGGGTGGCTGCCATGCTGACATCGCTGGGCGAGGAAGAGGTGGATTCCATCGTGGCCGAGCGCGGCAGGATCGAAGTGGGTTGCGACTTCTGCGGCCAGCAGTACCAGTTCGATGCCATCGACGCGGCACGTCTGTTCACCGACGTGCAAAAGCAGCCTCCCAGCTCCAGCTCGGTGCAGTAA
- a CDS encoding EAL and HDOD domain-containing protein has product MSEQTIEDQAFASPRNLSKGMIARQPIVNGLQQIIGYELFNRSRSPYGHTMASDATLIFAALTHAGEEDLVGTKLMFVNCTHEGLTGEHLELLPADKVVLEIPPLGHAAVHEVAARLPTLLALKEQGFHLAFNHTVLESVYAAWLPLADYIKLDLSTLAPDQLTVLVKFANRHTRAELIAEKVESAHQHELGQRLGIELFQGFWFARPTVMQTRLLTPTQQSIIQLLTLVREQASTDAIEEVLKKDAALAFNLLRLINSASFGAHRQITSFKQAVMMLGLNKLFRWAAMLLTAARDGGPPPAVGQTAVIRGRLMELLAKHSLTETDADLAFICGMFSMLDRMLGMPLPAALALIPVSESVSAALLHHEGILGELLMLTKACESHDQEQFDRSACSLELEHRDINQAHLQALSWTECLSE; this is encoded by the coding sequence ATGAGTGAACAAACCATAGAGGACCAGGCATTCGCCTCGCCGCGCAACCTGTCCAAAGGCATGATTGCACGTCAGCCCATCGTCAACGGGCTGCAGCAAATCATTGGCTACGAGCTGTTCAACCGCTCGCGCTCGCCCTATGGTCACACCATGGCCTCAGACGCGACGCTGATCTTTGCGGCCCTCACGCATGCGGGCGAGGAAGATCTGGTCGGCACCAAGCTCATGTTCGTGAACTGCACCCACGAAGGTCTGACCGGCGAGCATCTGGAGCTGCTGCCGGCCGACAAGGTGGTGCTGGAGATCCCTCCTCTGGGCCATGCCGCCGTGCATGAGGTTGCGGCCCGCCTGCCCACGCTCTTGGCACTCAAGGAGCAGGGCTTTCATCTGGCCTTCAACCACACGGTGCTGGAGTCGGTGTATGCGGCCTGGCTGCCGCTGGCCGACTACATCAAGCTCGATCTTTCCACGCTGGCGCCGGACCAGCTCACGGTGCTGGTCAAGTTTGCCAACCGCCACACCCGCGCCGAACTGATTGCCGAGAAGGTTGAAAGTGCCCACCAGCATGAGCTGGGCCAGCGCCTGGGCATCGAGCTTTTCCAGGGTTTCTGGTTTGCCCGCCCAACAGTGATGCAGACCCGCCTGCTGACTCCCACGCAGCAAAGCATCATCCAGTTGCTGACACTGGTGCGCGAGCAGGCCAGCACCGATGCGATCGAGGAAGTTCTCAAGAAGGACGCAGCCCTGGCCTTCAACCTGCTGCGCCTCATCAACTCGGCCAGCTTTGGGGCCCATCGCCAGATCACCTCGTTCAAGCAGGCCGTGATGATGCTCGGCCTGAACAAGCTGTTCCGCTGGGCCGCCATGCTGCTGACAGCCGCCCGCGATGGCGGCCCGCCACCGGCCGTAGGCCAGACCGCCGTGATTCGCGGCCGCCTGATGGAGCTGCTGGCCAAGCACTCGCTGACCGAAACCGATGCCGATCTGGCCTTCATCTGCGGCATGTTCTCCATGCTGGACCGCATGCTGGGCATGCCCTTGCCCGCGGCACTGGCACTGATTCCGGTATCCGAATCGGTGTCCGCCGCCCTGCTGCATCACGAAGGCATTCTGGGCGAGTTGCTGATGCTCACCAAGGCCTGCGAGAGTCATGACCAGGAGCAGTTCGACCGCAGCGCCTGCAGCCTGGAGCTGGAGCACCGGGACATCAATCAAGCACATCTGCAGGCGCTGAGCTGGACGGAGTGCCTGTCCGAGTGA
- a CDS encoding molybdopterin-dependent oxidoreductase yields the protein MAEQNPLSRRSLLLQGGAAGAALGAMALPASATTTRKASRTCVLDGLQPAVLTISGPGVQANRGKPQAVADRMLIMHGYLFDAAWSCGMDALNSLEQQTLRTTLEYDEAEHSLQGPLLEQVLQAAGVDVGQAMAQGLQLTLQGIDGYRSQIPLAQAVRWRMLIATQLDGVPLAMGGVGPLWAIFAAHQIPELGQLPVKQRFPAAVWGLYHLQLGSAAA from the coding sequence ATGGCAGAACAAAACCCACTATCACGTCGCTCCCTGCTGCTGCAAGGCGGTGCTGCGGGCGCTGCACTGGGCGCCATGGCCCTGCCCGCCTCGGCCACGACCACGCGCAAGGCCTCGCGCACCTGCGTGCTCGATGGTCTGCAACCCGCGGTGCTCACCATCAGCGGCCCCGGCGTGCAAGCCAATCGTGGCAAGCCTCAGGCCGTGGCGGACCGCATGCTGATCATGCATGGCTATCTGTTCGATGCAGCCTGGTCCTGCGGCATGGACGCGCTCAACAGCCTGGAGCAGCAGACGCTCAGGACCACGCTTGAATACGACGAAGCCGAGCACAGCCTGCAGGGCCCGCTGCTGGAGCAGGTGCTGCAGGCCGCCGGCGTGGATGTGGGCCAGGCCATGGCTCAAGGCCTGCAGCTGACCTTGCAGGGCATAGACGGCTATCGCAGCCAGATACCGCTCGCCCAGGCCGTGCGCTGGCGCATGCTGATCGCCACTCAGCTGGACGGCGTGCCGTTGGCCATGGGCGGCGTGGGCCCGCTCTGGGCCATTTTTGCTGCCCATCAGATTCCGGAGCTCGGCCAGTTGCCCGTCAAGCAACGCTTTCCTGCCGCCGTCTGGGGGTTGTACCACCTGCAGCTGGGCAGCGCGGCTGCCTAG
- a CDS encoding tripartite tricarboxylate transporter substrate binding protein BugE: MNRRMCLGLTMALATVGFSTGVMAEANYPTKPIKLLVPFAAGGTTDIIARVIAEPLSRELGQSVVVDNKGGGGGVIGAQETARQKPDGYNLGISTLSTMATNPAINPKTPYNPLTDFTPIINIAATPNVIAVNPKFPGAASYKAFEAELKANPGKYSYGSSGTGGIQHMLMELYKSLTGIQMTHVPYRGAGPALNDAVAGQIPMILDNLPSALPFIKDNRLKAIAVAAPQRLAVLPDVPTFKEVGLPQVNRMASYGILGPKGMDKAIVDKINAAVKKVLQDPAVKKRIEDTGSLVVGNSPQEFAKELKEEYETYKQVVAKQKLTLD; this comes from the coding sequence TCGTCGTATGTGCTTGGGCCTGACAATGGCTCTGGCAACTGTAGGTTTTTCCACCGGCGTGATGGCCGAGGCCAATTACCCCACCAAGCCCATCAAGCTGCTGGTGCCCTTCGCCGCAGGCGGCACGACCGACATCATTGCGCGAGTGATTGCCGAGCCACTGAGCAGGGAGCTGGGCCAGTCCGTGGTGGTGGACAACAAGGGCGGTGGCGGCGGCGTCATCGGTGCACAGGAAACCGCGCGTCAGAAGCCCGATGGCTACAACCTGGGCATTTCCACCCTGTCGACCATGGCCACCAATCCGGCCATCAACCCCAAGACTCCCTACAACCCGCTGACCGACTTCACGCCCATCATCAATATTGCGGCCACGCCCAATGTGATCGCCGTGAATCCCAAGTTCCCCGGTGCGGCCAGCTACAAGGCTTTCGAGGCCGAACTCAAGGCCAATCCCGGCAAGTACTCCTATGGCTCGTCTGGCACGGGCGGCATCCAGCACATGCTGATGGAGCTGTACAAATCGCTGACCGGCATCCAGATGACCCACGTGCCCTACCGCGGCGCGGGCCCGGCCCTGAACGACGCGGTTGCCGGCCAGATCCCCATGATTCTGGACAACCTGCCGTCGGCACTGCCTTTCATCAAGGACAACCGCCTCAAGGCCATTGCCGTGGCCGCTCCCCAGCGTCTGGCTGTGCTGCCTGATGTGCCCACCTTCAAGGAAGTGGGTCTGCCCCAGGTCAATCGCATGGCTTCCTACGGCATCCTGGGTCCCAAGGGCATGGACAAGGCCATCGTCGACAAGATCAACGCCGCCGTGAAGAAGGTGCTGCAGGACCCCGCAGTCAAGAAGCGCATCGAAGACACCGGTTCGCTGGTGGTGGGCAACTCGCCTCAGGAATTCGCCAAGGAACTGAAGGAAGAGTACGAAACCTACAAGCAGGTCGTGGCCAAGCAGAAGCTGACCCTGGACTAA
- a CDS encoding EAL and HDOD domain-containing protein: MDTSDTNASSPAASPVTDRDEANMASIARQAIVDEKRDVYGYELFDRSVAHNAHTAASDAALLFNALSYAGAEALVGKKTVFINCTHDSLSGGHLELIHPDRVVLEVPALPAEATQENIEACLPTFAALRQRGFRLAFDQNLLRRNYASWLPMASFVKLDMQSFAIEHAEKLVKFAQTYTRAQIVAEKVETAEQFEHMLGLGVKLFQGYWFAQPQLVQARTIRPTQTTIIQLINLVRQQASTEEIEELLKKDPTLSFNLLRFINSSGFGLSCEITSFRHAVMILGLKKLFRWAALLLTTSRAGGTPPAVGQTAVVRGRLMELLTAELLPPEECDHAFVVGVFSLLDVMLSQPMAKALESVALPQSVVDALVHNRGVFAPFLDLTRACESGDEAAFARAANALQLSNHQVNWAHLQALSWADNLASEVL, encoded by the coding sequence ATGGATACCTCTGACACAAACGCCTCTTCACCGGCTGCCAGCCCCGTTACAGACAGGGACGAGGCCAATATGGCCAGCATTGCGCGCCAGGCCATCGTCGATGAAAAACGGGATGTGTATGGCTACGAGCTGTTTGACCGCTCGGTGGCACATAACGCGCACACCGCGGCATCCGATGCGGCGCTGCTGTTCAACGCCCTGTCCTATGCCGGCGCCGAGGCCCTGGTGGGCAAGAAGACGGTTTTCATCAACTGCACCCATGACAGCCTGAGCGGCGGCCACCTGGAGCTGATTCACCCCGACCGCGTGGTACTGGAGGTGCCGGCCCTGCCCGCCGAGGCCACACAGGAAAACATCGAAGCCTGCCTGCCCACGTTCGCGGCCCTGCGCCAGCGCGGCTTTCGCCTGGCTTTCGACCAGAACCTGCTGCGCCGCAACTATGCGTCCTGGCTGCCCATGGCCTCCTTCGTCAAGCTGGACATGCAGAGCTTCGCGATCGAGCATGCCGAAAAGCTGGTGAAGTTTGCCCAGACCTACACGCGTGCCCAGATCGTGGCCGAGAAGGTCGAGACGGCCGAGCAGTTCGAGCATATGCTGGGCCTGGGCGTGAAGCTGTTCCAGGGCTACTGGTTCGCCCAGCCCCAGCTCGTGCAGGCGCGCACCATCCGCCCCACGCAGACCACCATCATCCAGCTCATCAACCTGGTGCGCCAGCAGGCCAGCACGGAAGAAATCGAAGAGCTGCTCAAGAAGGACCCCACGCTGTCCTTCAACCTGCTGCGCTTCATCAACAGCTCGGGCTTCGGCCTGTCCTGCGAGATCACCTCCTTCCGCCATGCGGTAATGATTCTGGGGCTCAAGAAACTGTTCCGCTGGGCGGCCCTGCTGCTGACCACCTCACGCGCCGGCGGCACACCGCCAGCCGTGGGCCAGACCGCCGTGGTGCGCGGCCGGCTCATGGAGCTGCTGACCGCCGAGCTGCTGCCACCCGAAGAATGCGACCACGCTTTCGTCGTGGGCGTTTTCTCGCTGCTCGATGTGATGCTGAGCCAGCCCATGGCCAAGGCCCTTGAATCCGTTGCGCTGCCCCAGTCCGTGGTCGATGCACTGGTACACAACCGGGGCGTTTTTGCGCCCTTCCTGGATCTGACACGCGCTTGCGAGTCGGGCGACGAAGCGGCCTTTGCCCGCGCGGCCAACGCACTGCAGCTGTCCAACCATCAGGTCAACTGGGCCCATCTGCAGGCGCTGAGCTGGGCCGACAACCTGGCCAGCGAAGTACTCTGA
- a CDS encoding gamma carbonic anhydrase family protein yields MAIYELDGVAPQIDETAWVADSAEVMGRVKLDRDASVWFGVVIRGDTENISIGAGSNIQDASVLHADFGKPLTVGCNVTVGHQVMLHGCTIGDGSLIGIGAVVLNGARIGRNCLVGAGSLVTEGKEFPDGSMILGSPAKVVRELSPQQIEGLGQSARNYVENARRFKRGLRKLG; encoded by the coding sequence ATGGCAATTTACGAACTCGACGGCGTTGCGCCGCAGATCGACGAGACCGCCTGGGTGGCCGACAGCGCCGAGGTCATGGGCCGCGTCAAGCTGGACCGGGACGCCAGCGTCTGGTTCGGAGTCGTCATTCGTGGGGACACCGAAAACATCAGCATCGGTGCGGGCTCCAACATCCAGGATGCCAGCGTGCTGCATGCCGATTTCGGCAAACCGCTGACGGTGGGTTGCAATGTGACGGTTGGCCACCAAGTAATGCTGCATGGCTGCACGATTGGCGATGGCTCGCTCATCGGTATAGGTGCAGTGGTGCTCAACGGCGCCAGGATCGGCAGGAACTGCCTGGTGGGCGCTGGCTCGCTGGTGACCGAGGGCAAGGAGTTCCCCGACGGCTCCATGATCCTCGGCAGTCCTGCCAAGGTCGTGCGCGAGCTCTCGCCGCAGCAGATCGAAGGTCTGGGCCAGAGCGCCAGAAACTATGTTGAAAATGCTCGCCGCTTCAAGCGCGGCTTGCGCAAGCTGGGCTGA
- a CDS encoding ferritin-like domain-containing protein — translation MELRHRALEVLCLADPEQKAAAAIELHTQKALYSIAETAPVPVVAESELPGRPARPELRHHTAVARRSPATLEGRAVLIHAIAHIEFNAINLALDAVWRFDGMPGQYYHDWLQVAAEEAKHFRLLRDHLRQHHGQDYGDHPAHQGLWTMCEKTSGDIVARMALVPRTLEARGLDATPQIQNKLRNTHAPDALAACDILDIILREEVGHVAIGNHWYRWLCEKNGLDPESWYLELTARYEAPRLRPPFNEKARRAAGFTATEIAWLQQI, via the coding sequence ATGGAGTTACGTCATCGCGCGCTAGAGGTCTTGTGTCTTGCAGACCCAGAGCAGAAAGCCGCCGCAGCCATTGAACTGCATACGCAAAAAGCTCTCTATTCAATAGCAGAAACCGCCCCGGTACCGGTGGTTGCCGAGTCCGAGCTGCCCGGCCGTCCGGCCCGGCCCGAGCTCAGGCACCACACAGCCGTGGCGCGCCGCTCGCCGGCCACCCTCGAAGGCCGGGCCGTGCTCATCCACGCCATAGCGCACATCGAGTTCAATGCCATCAACCTCGCACTGGATGCCGTCTGGCGCTTCGACGGCATGCCCGGGCAGTACTACCACGACTGGCTGCAGGTGGCCGCCGAGGAAGCCAAGCATTTCCGCCTGCTGCGCGACCACCTGCGCCAGCACCACGGACAGGACTATGGCGACCACCCGGCCCACCAGGGCCTGTGGACCATGTGCGAGAAAACCTCGGGAGACATCGTGGCCCGCATGGCCCTGGTTCCCAGAACCCTGGAAGCGCGCGGCCTGGACGCCACGCCGCAAATCCAGAACAAGCTGCGCAACACCCATGCGCCCGATGCGCTGGCGGCCTGCGACATCCTGGACATCATCCTGCGCGAGGAAGTCGGCCATGTCGCCATAGGCAATCACTGGTATCGCTGGCTGTGCGAGAAAAACGGCCTCGACCCCGAGTCCTGGTATCTGGAGCTGACGGCCCGCTATGAAGCGCCGCGCCTGCGACCGCCCTTCAACGAGAAGGCGCGCCGCGCCGCAGGCTTCACTGCGACCGAAATCGCCTGGCTGCAACAGATCTAG
- the xerD gene encoding site-specific tyrosine recombinase XerD: MSEALKKARKSQIPEDWPQPLPQSQDALDEFIDALLLEDGLSRNTLSAYRRDLTAAARWLAQLQPPKVLDAALEADLQGYFTARVEGTKATSSNRRLTVLRRYFHWALREKRIAADPTVRMLAAKQPPRTPKTLTQEQVEALLDAPDVETALGLRDRAMLELMYASGLRVSELVGVRMHELDLRSGVLRVTGKGRKERLVPFGQEAQHWLERYLQQARAAILGGQQTEEVFVTQRGAGMSRVMFWVIVKKCAQIAGINSPLSPHTLRHAFATHLLNHGADLRVVQMLLGHADISTTTIYTHVARERLKALHAEHHPRG; this comes from the coding sequence ATGTCAGAAGCCCTTAAAAAAGCACGCAAGTCCCAGATTCCCGAAGACTGGCCGCAGCCCCTGCCGCAGAGTCAGGATGCGCTCGATGAGTTCATTGATGCCCTGCTGCTGGAGGACGGGCTTTCGCGCAATACCTTGTCCGCCTACCGCCGTGATCTGACGGCGGCTGCGCGCTGGCTGGCGCAGTTGCAGCCGCCCAAGGTGCTGGATGCAGCGCTGGAAGCGGATTTGCAGGGCTACTTCACGGCCCGAGTGGAGGGCACCAAGGCCACTTCCTCGAACCGGCGGCTGACGGTCCTGCGCCGCTACTTTCACTGGGCGCTGCGCGAAAAGCGCATCGCTGCCGACCCCACGGTGCGCATGCTGGCTGCCAAGCAACCGCCGCGCACGCCCAAGACCCTGACCCAGGAGCAGGTCGAGGCCCTGCTTGATGCACCCGATGTGGAGACTGCGCTGGGTTTGCGCGATCGCGCCATGCTGGAGCTGATGTATGCCAGCGGACTGCGCGTCAGCGAGCTGGTGGGTGTGCGCATGCATGAGCTGGACTTGCGCTCAGGCGTGTTGCGCGTGACGGGCAAGGGGCGCAAGGAGCGGCTGGTGCCGTTCGGTCAGGAGGCGCAGCACTGGCTGGAGCGCTATCTGCAGCAGGCGCGAGCGGCGATTCTGGGAGGGCAGCAGACCGAGGAGGTGTTTGTGACCCAGCGCGGCGCGGGCATGAGCCGCGTGATGTTCTGGGTCATCGTCAAGAAATGTGCGCAGATCGCGGGGATCAACTCGCCCCTCTCACCGCATACGCTGCGCCATGCATTTGCCACGCATTTGCTCAACCATGGCGCCGATCTGCGTGTGGTGCAGATGCTGCTGGGACATGCCGATATCTCCACCACCACCATCTACACCCATGTGGCGCGCGAGCGGCTCAAGGCCCTGCACGCCGAGCATCACCCGCGAGGCTGA